The following proteins are encoded in a genomic region of Leifsonia psychrotolerans:
- a CDS encoding PHP domain-containing protein has product MTTARRFTGPIDLHTHSRVSDGTESPAELIQAAAVAGLGTVALTDHDSTAGWAEATAAARLAGITLIPGMEFSTLHGFSSVHLLAYLFDPTDAGIVDETARIRESRLTRAELMVARIGVDYALTWDDVLAQTTPGATIGRPHIADALVAHGFAPTRSDAFAGILHWRSGYNQPHYAPEPLQAVRLVRAAGGVPVLAHPATRGVEDVVSERHLAELAEAGLFGLELDHRENKPEAKARLASLAEAYGLAVTGSSDYHGDGKLNRLGENTTAPEVLDALIAQASGSEPVYA; this is encoded by the coding sequence ATGACTACTGCGCGGCGTTTCACGGGGCCGATCGATCTGCACACGCACTCGCGTGTCTCCGACGGCACCGAGAGCCCCGCCGAGCTTATTCAGGCCGCGGCCGTGGCCGGGCTCGGCACCGTCGCGCTCACCGATCACGATTCGACCGCGGGCTGGGCCGAGGCCACGGCTGCCGCCCGGCTGGCCGGAATCACGCTGATTCCCGGCATGGAATTCTCGACACTGCACGGCTTCTCGAGCGTGCACCTGCTCGCCTACCTGTTTGATCCGACGGATGCCGGCATCGTCGACGAGACCGCGCGCATCCGTGAGTCCCGCCTCACGAGGGCCGAGCTGATGGTCGCGCGCATCGGCGTCGACTATGCGTTGACCTGGGACGACGTGCTCGCCCAGACGACGCCCGGCGCCACGATTGGCCGTCCACACATCGCGGATGCCCTCGTCGCGCACGGATTTGCGCCCACCCGGAGTGACGCGTTCGCCGGGATTCTGCACTGGCGGTCGGGCTACAATCAGCCGCACTATGCGCCCGAGCCTCTTCAGGCGGTGCGCCTGGTGCGTGCGGCCGGGGGAGTACCCGTGCTGGCGCATCCGGCCACGCGGGGAGTGGAGGATGTGGTCTCGGAGCGTCATTTGGCCGAGCTGGCGGAGGCAGGACTGTTCGGACTCGAACTGGATCACCGTGAAAACAAGCCGGAGGCGAAGGCGCGCTTGGCCTCGTTGGCGGAGGCCTACGGTTTGGCCGTCACGGGCTCCAGTGACTATCACGGCGACGGAAAGCTCAATCGACTGGGCGAGAACACCACGGCACCCGAGGTTCTCGACGCCCTCATCGCACAGGCGAGTGGCTCGGAGCCCGTCTACGCCTGA
- a CDS encoding magnesium transporter MgtE N-terminal domain-containing protein — protein MSASRVFVARLAGCTVFDPAGDRVGKVRDVLVVYRKSDPPKVVGLIVEIPGKRRVFLPIGRVTSIGSGQIITTGLINVRRFEQRGGEVRVIAEMLGRKVLFNDGSGLATVEDVAIEETAQGAWAISQLFVRRPRTSASPFAKGPTAFTTWGEVREKLTAGEAQSAEQLIATYSDLKPADLANTLLDLPKTRMYEVAGELSDDRLADVLEEMPERDQVGILTTLGDARAADVLDHMQPDDAADLIAQLPEERGEQLLDLMEPEEAEDVRFLLSYAPDTAGGLMTTEPIIVSADATVAEGLALIRRHDLAPALGAAICVTLPPFEPPTGRFLGMVHFQRMLRYPPHERLGTLLDAGLEPVTADTSAAEVSRILASYDLVSVPVVDDNHHLVGVVTIDDVLDYLLPDDWRSQDGNDDVRRRAAARITLATGSIPLPGGTDEKSPVPGGRRRGRGTS, from the coding sequence GTGAGTGCATCAAGAGTTTTCGTCGCCCGACTGGCCGGTTGCACCGTTTTCGACCCCGCCGGAGATCGGGTGGGCAAGGTGCGCGATGTGCTCGTGGTCTACCGCAAGAGTGATCCGCCCAAGGTCGTCGGACTCATCGTCGAAATTCCCGGCAAGCGTCGAGTCTTCCTGCCCATCGGCCGGGTGACCAGCATCGGCAGCGGCCAGATCATCACGACAGGCCTTATCAACGTGCGCCGTTTCGAACAGCGCGGCGGAGAAGTCCGCGTGATCGCCGAGATGCTCGGTCGCAAGGTGCTGTTCAACGACGGCTCCGGCCTGGCCACCGTCGAGGATGTCGCCATCGAAGAGACCGCACAGGGTGCGTGGGCGATCAGCCAACTGTTCGTGCGCCGACCGCGCACCAGCGCGTCCCCGTTCGCGAAGGGCCCGACCGCCTTCACCACGTGGGGTGAGGTGCGCGAAAAGCTGACCGCGGGAGAGGCGCAGTCCGCCGAGCAACTCATCGCCACATACTCCGACCTCAAGCCGGCCGACCTCGCCAACACGCTGCTCGATCTTCCCAAAACACGCATGTACGAAGTGGCCGGCGAGCTGTCCGACGATCGCCTCGCCGACGTTCTCGAAGAGATGCCCGAGCGTGACCAGGTCGGCATCCTGACCACCCTCGGCGACGCCCGCGCAGCCGACGTACTCGACCACATGCAGCCCGACGACGCCGCAGACCTGATCGCCCAGCTGCCCGAAGAACGCGGTGAGCAGCTGCTGGATCTGATGGAGCCCGAAGAGGCCGAAGACGTACGTTTTCTGCTCTCCTACGCGCCAGACACGGCGGGCGGGCTGATGACGACCGAGCCCATCATCGTGTCGGCCGACGCGACTGTCGCCGAAGGCTTGGCCCTGATCCGACGGCACGATCTGGCCCCCGCGCTCGGTGCCGCGATCTGTGTCACCCTGCCGCCCTTTGAACCGCCGACCGGGCGGTTCCTGGGCATGGTTCACTTTCAACGGATGCTGCGCTATCCGCCCCATGAACGCCTCGGCACGCTGCTCGACGCGGGCCTCGAGCCGGTCACCGCCGACACGTCGGCCGCCGAGGTGTCACGCATCCTGGCCAGCTACGACCTGGTCTCGGTACCCGTCGTCGACGACAATCATCACCTCGTCGGTGTGGTCACCATCGACGACGTTCTTGACTATTTGTTACCCGACGATTGGCGCAGCCAAGACGGCAACGACGATGTGAGGCGGCGTGCCGCCGCACGCATCACACTCGCCACCGGCAGCATTCCGCTGCCCGGCGGCACAGACGAAAAGAGCCCGGTTCCGGGCGGGAGGAGGCGCGGACGTGGCACGAGCTAA
- a CDS encoding general stress protein, with the protein MSNMSPFGARRPALFPVLPTGDVVATYATYAEAQAAVDVLAKADFPVRQLSIVGNDLKTVERVTGKLSWGRVALGGAASGAWLGVFFGLLFFIFSPSGSSLPLVVAAVLIGAGLGMMFGLVSYSINRRRRDFTSTMQVIATNYQVIADNALVNKARNLLAGQRVTAEEFAPAPHPSDPPRSFEPPVALPVPPTDPDQTPGSEHHTP; encoded by the coding sequence ATGAGCAACATGAGCCCGTTCGGCGCCCGTCGACCTGCACTGTTTCCCGTCTTGCCCACGGGGGATGTCGTGGCGACCTACGCCACCTACGCCGAGGCGCAGGCCGCTGTCGACGTGCTGGCGAAGGCCGATTTTCCGGTACGCCAATTGTCGATCGTCGGTAACGACTTGAAGACCGTCGAACGGGTCACCGGCAAGCTGAGCTGGGGCCGTGTCGCCCTCGGCGGCGCAGCATCCGGCGCCTGGCTCGGCGTGTTTTTCGGGCTGCTCTTCTTTATCTTCTCGCCGAGCGGATCGAGTCTGCCGCTCGTGGTCGCGGCCGTGCTGATCGGCGCCGGCTTGGGCATGATGTTCGGACTGGTCAGCTATTCGATCAACCGTCGTCGCCGTGATTTCACGTCGACCATGCAGGTGATCGCCACCAACTACCAGGTGATCGCCGACAACGCGCTCGTGAACAAGGCCCGCAATCTCCTCGCGGGACAGCGCGTCACGGCCGAGGAATTTGCGCCGGCCCCGCATCCGTCAGACCCGCCACGCTCGTTCGAGCCGCCGGTGGCCCTGCCCGTGCCGCCGACTGACCCCGATCAGACGCCGGGGTCAGAGCACCACACGCCGTAG
- a CDS encoding P-loop NTPase has protein sequence MHRPRPIRRRASPRRRVSDARVNERVLAALAGVIDPEIRKPITELDMVDSVTVADGHATVGIRLTIAGCPAAARIEADVLHAAESVTGVGNATVEVTVMTREQRQALTEKLRGGAAARSNPFGPDSLTRVYAVTSGKGGVGKSTITANLGVALAHRGLRVGIIDADVYGFSIPGLLGLVDTSVGGSRLAVKPTQVGEMILPPVAHDVKVISIGMFIDDPAAAVAWRGPMLHRTISQFLTDVYFGDLDILLLDLPPGTGDVAISVGQLLPHADVLVVTTPQPAAADVAERSGIVARQTGQSIYGVIENMSGLPQSDGSVLDLFGSGGGAEVARRLSAGQDSPVPVLAQVPLSVSLRSGGDAGTPVVLSDPTDPAAVAIQAVAQRLATRARGLAGLSLGISPRI, from the coding sequence ATGCACCGGCCGAGGCCGATTCGGAGACGCGCCAGCCCGAGGCGCCGAGTGAGTGACGCACGAGTGAACGAGCGCGTCCTGGCTGCACTCGCCGGTGTGATCGACCCTGAGATTCGCAAGCCCATCACCGAGCTCGACATGGTCGACAGCGTCACGGTGGCCGACGGCCACGCGACGGTCGGCATCCGTTTAACGATTGCCGGCTGTCCGGCCGCGGCCCGCATCGAAGCCGATGTGTTGCACGCCGCCGAATCGGTGACCGGCGTCGGAAACGCGACTGTCGAGGTGACCGTGATGACGCGCGAGCAGCGCCAAGCTCTGACCGAGAAGTTGCGCGGTGGCGCGGCTGCGCGCAGTAATCCGTTCGGTCCCGATTCGCTCACTCGCGTATATGCGGTCACAAGCGGCAAGGGCGGCGTCGGCAAGTCGACGATCACCGCGAATCTCGGTGTTGCGCTGGCTCATCGGGGCCTGCGGGTCGGCATCATCGACGCCGACGTGTACGGCTTTTCGATTCCGGGTCTGCTCGGCCTCGTCGACACGTCAGTGGGCGGCAGTCGGCTCGCGGTCAAGCCCACTCAGGTGGGCGAGATGATCTTGCCCCCTGTCGCGCACGACGTGAAGGTCATTTCGATCGGTATGTTCATCGACGACCCCGCTGCAGCCGTCGCCTGGCGCGGGCCGATGCTGCACCGCACGATTTCGCAGTTCCTCACCGACGTCTATTTCGGCGACCTCGACATTCTGCTGCTCGACCTGCCGCCGGGAACCGGTGACGTGGCGATCTCAGTGGGCCAGCTTCTGCCGCACGCCGACGTGCTCGTTGTCACGACTCCGCAGCCGGCAGCAGCCGATGTCGCCGAGCGCAGTGGAATCGTCGCCCGCCAGACCGGTCAAAGCATCTATGGCGTCATCGAGAATATGTCGGGACTTCCGCAGTCCGACGGCAGTGTGCTCGACCTGTTCGGCTCGGGCGGCGGTGCCGAAGTGGCCCGCCGGCTCTCGGCCGGCCAGGACTCCCCCGTGCCCGTGCTGGCCCAGGTGCCGCTCAGCGTGTCGCTGCGCAGTGGTGGCGACGCCGGCACACCCGTCGTGCTCTCGGACCCGACCGACCCGGCCGCCGTCGCCATTCAGGCCGTCGCGCAACGGCTTGCGACGCGAGCGCGTGGCCTCGCCGGGCTCAGTCTTGGAATCTCTCCGCGTATCTGA
- a CDS encoding HNH endonuclease signature motif containing protein: MSITSPPPVSAPEPTPAPGTSAPTAAMVLAVLEQTQALWAGLGTVSPDRFTDDDLLGVLGAFEGVGRLVDAGRVALAATVEERSGRWLGRDSLAAKRGCTSGIDLITRVTRISGREAKRRSALGLRMRDTQHVGTIIPALFPTVGAAVASGLLGVDAAEVIMSGLAEISPRVAPDDLAAAERALVGAATGTITAENEGEPGAGFAFSADSMRVQMLQWQAALDPDGVAPNEVEGEATSTISFGRFKDGIYPVRGGVTPDLYGIMNLTFDAFIAARKTPAFPTAAEQARDEARDDRAEQDDRAEQDPHEGPDGHDLNDERDREHDDRDHERDDHDHDHDDHGQGSASAEVPLPGSAGHEFDDVDTRTAGEKRADILRGMFTQFAQADSTPSIGGAPPTVVVHVNVNDIESGRGVGWIDGVDAPISLRTVDQMMCAGGTQTVLFGPNGEVLTLTDPQRLFNRAQRRAILARDGGCGVPGCDAPAQWLEFHHVIPWSKGGVTEVDNGVALCWRHHHTIETSGWEILMVNGRPQVKAPAWIDPSRTWRDANRHRTDTHRRD, from the coding sequence ATGTCAATCACCTCCCCACCCCCCGTCTCCGCACCGGAGCCGACACCCGCCCCGGGTACGTCGGCACCGACCGCGGCCATGGTGCTGGCGGTGCTCGAACAGACGCAGGCACTGTGGGCGGGGCTCGGAACGGTCAGCCCCGACCGATTCACTGACGACGACCTACTCGGTGTGCTCGGTGCGTTCGAAGGCGTGGGCCGGCTGGTCGATGCGGGACGGGTGGCTCTGGCAGCGACGGTCGAGGAACGCTCCGGCCGGTGGCTGGGCCGGGACTCCCTCGCGGCGAAGCGGGGCTGCACGAGTGGCATCGACCTGATCACCCGGGTCACCCGCATTTCCGGCCGGGAAGCGAAACGACGTAGCGCCCTCGGCCTGCGGATGCGCGACACGCAACACGTCGGAACGATCATCCCCGCACTGTTCCCCACGGTCGGTGCCGCGGTCGCTTCGGGCTTGCTGGGGGTGGATGCGGCGGAGGTGATCATGTCCGGTCTGGCCGAGATCTCCCCGCGCGTTGCCCCCGATGATCTTGCGGCTGCGGAACGCGCTCTGGTGGGAGCGGCGACGGGCACGATCACGGCCGAGAATGAGGGTGAGCCGGGCGCGGGCTTTGCGTTCTCGGCGGACTCGATGCGGGTGCAGATGTTGCAGTGGCAGGCGGCGCTGGACCCCGACGGGGTGGCGCCGAATGAGGTCGAGGGTGAGGCGACGAGCACGATCAGTTTCGGCCGCTTCAAAGACGGCATCTACCCGGTGCGGGGCGGGGTGACTCCTGATCTGTACGGAATCATGAACCTCACCTTCGACGCGTTCATCGCGGCCCGCAAAACCCCCGCGTTCCCCACCGCCGCCGAACAAGCCCGCGATGAGGCCCGCGACGACCGCGCCGAGCAGGACGACCGTGCCGAGCAGGACCCCCACGAAGGTCCCGACGGACACGACTTGAACGACGAGCGCGACCGCGAGCACGACGACCGTGACCACGAACGCGATGACCACGACCACGACCATGACGACCACGGTCAGGGTTCAGCCTCAGCTGAGGTGCCTCTTCCCGGGTCGGCCGGGCACGAGTTCGATGATGTCGACACCCGTACGGCTGGTGAGAAGCGGGCCGATATTCTGCGCGGCATGTTCACCCAGTTCGCTCAAGCCGACAGCACTCCCAGTATTGGTGGTGCACCGCCGACGGTGGTGGTGCATGTGAACGTGAACGATATTGAATCCGGGCGCGGTGTCGGCTGGATCGACGGCGTCGACGCCCCCATTTCGCTTCGTACGGTGGATCAGATGATGTGTGCCGGAGGCACCCAAACGGTTCTGTTCGGTCCGAACGGTGAGGTTCTGACGCTGACCGATCCGCAACGACTGTTCAACCGTGCCCAACGCCGGGCGATCCTCGCCCGCGACGGCGGCTGCGGCGTTCCCGGCTGCGATGCCCCCGCACAGTGGCTCGAGTTTCATCACGTGATCCCCTGGAGTAAAGGCGGCGTCACTGAGGTCGACAATGGTGTGGCGTTGTGTTGGCGACATCATCACACCATCGAAACCTCCGGCTGGGAGATCCTCATGGTCAACGGCCGACCGCAAGTCAAAGCCCCGGCCTGGATCGACCCGAGCCGCACCTGGCGCGACGCCAACCGCCACCGCACCGACACCCACCGCCGCGACTGA
- a CDS encoding DUF4127 family protein codes for MHDTRTRIALLPLDERPVNTQLPADVAAIAGFELVLPPTDALPRFREAGNPDRLADWLTAEVQKPNTAAAIVSIDTLVHGGLIPARISTETTASAISKLDRLRAIKDSNPNVALSAVSLITRASDSYSNVEEPEYWDQFGRELHHLGALTHRSWADSGVTPDPPELPETVRADFAARRLRNHLINLAALGLRWEGVIDYLAITADDTAPHSSGSAEQNWIRYWQLLRPSSGVAAYPGADETGAVLVARTIAAQRGISPTVRVVAADPTGLSLVPPYENEPLTTSIRRQIAASGAQPATDHADIVLVIHTPDPQRGDMFSHTTPATDRSAVAGTVTAVREALSAGSAVTIADVRYANGSDPALITALAAASLLEHLTAYSGWNTAGNALGSALAQAVAAAVADQTGTLNQAATHRALIRRLLDDHAYQSVLRARLAPTLFNSTIRPVAAAQARHAEPAIARLLQNELDTLGLPTPLVVERVGLPWNRSFEVEISLADGATHP; via the coding sequence ATGCACGACACACGCACCCGAATTGCTCTCCTTCCACTCGACGAGAGACCCGTCAACACCCAGCTTCCGGCGGATGTCGCTGCGATTGCCGGCTTCGAACTCGTTCTGCCCCCGACCGACGCTCTCCCCCGATTCCGGGAGGCCGGCAATCCCGATCGTCTGGCCGATTGGCTCACCGCCGAGGTCCAGAAACCGAACACAGCCGCGGCCATCGTCTCAATCGATACCCTCGTGCACGGCGGACTGATCCCCGCACGGATTTCGACCGAGACAACAGCCAGTGCCATCTCGAAACTTGACCGGCTCCGCGCTATCAAAGACAGCAACCCCAATGTCGCCCTCTCCGCGGTCTCTCTCATCACGCGCGCCAGCGACTCCTACTCGAACGTCGAAGAACCCGAATACTGGGACCAGTTCGGTCGTGAACTTCATCATCTGGGTGCCCTCACTCACAGATCCTGGGCCGATTCGGGAGTGACGCCCGACCCGCCCGAGCTTCCCGAAACGGTTCGAGCCGACTTCGCTGCGCGTCGATTGCGCAACCATCTCATCAATCTGGCCGCTCTCGGCCTGCGCTGGGAGGGAGTCATCGATTACCTGGCCATCACGGCCGACGACACCGCCCCGCACTCCTCCGGCTCCGCCGAACAGAACTGGATCCGTTACTGGCAGCTTCTCCGGCCTAGTTCCGGTGTCGCCGCCTACCCGGGTGCTGACGAGACCGGCGCCGTTTTGGTCGCCCGAACCATTGCCGCGCAGCGCGGAATCTCACCCACCGTCCGTGTCGTCGCGGCCGACCCGACCGGACTTTCGCTCGTCCCTCCGTACGAGAATGAACCCCTCACTACTTCGATCCGACGTCAAATCGCCGCTTCGGGCGCACAGCCTGCCACGGACCACGCCGACATCGTGCTTGTCATACACACGCCCGATCCGCAGCGCGGAGACATGTTCTCACACACCACGCCGGCGACCGACCGGTCGGCCGTGGCCGGCACCGTCACCGCCGTTCGCGAGGCCCTGAGTGCGGGCAGCGCCGTCACTATCGCCGACGTTCGCTACGCCAACGGATCCGATCCCGCCCTGATCACTGCCCTCGCGGCCGCGAGCCTGCTGGAACACCTCACGGCCTACTCGGGCTGGAATACGGCTGGCAACGCGCTCGGCAGCGCTCTCGCCCAGGCCGTAGCGGCCGCTGTCGCCGACCAGACCGGCACCCTCAACCAGGCAGCGACCCACCGTGCCCTGATCCGCCGCCTTCTCGATGATCATGCCTACCAATCGGTGCTTCGCGCGCGGCTGGCCCCCACACTCTTCAACTCGACCATCCGACCTGTCGCCGCTGCCCAAGCCCGTCACGCGGAACCAGCGATTGCACGCTTGCTTCAAAATGAACTCGATACCCTCGGGCTCCCCACCCCCCTGGTCGTCGAGCGTGTCGGTCTGCCCTGGAACCGGAGCTTTGAGGTCGAGATCTCGCTGGCAGACGGTGCAACTCACCCCTGA
- a CDS encoding DUF1003 domain-containing protein — protein sequence MARANKSDLRLDSPKGLRTGAFPGRRRGRGGAGAGARGDKFGRFTESIARGMGTPWFLVGLTVFALAWMLWNTIAPESLRFDSISLGFIALTLVLSLQASYAAPMILLAQNRQDDRDRVQIEQDRQRAERNLADTEYLAREVVALRLAVKDMASKDFIRAELRSLLEHLDERDRETETATDAPAEADSETRQPEAPSE from the coding sequence GTGGCACGAGCTAACAAATCAGATCTCCGCCTCGACTCGCCCAAGGGGCTCCGCACCGGAGCCTTCCCGGGTCGTCGGCGCGGTCGCGGCGGAGCAGGCGCTGGTGCCCGCGGCGATAAATTCGGACGCTTCACCGAGTCCATCGCCCGGGGCATGGGCACGCCGTGGTTCCTCGTCGGCCTCACGGTCTTCGCGCTCGCCTGGATGCTGTGGAACACCATCGCCCCCGAGTCGCTGCGGTTCGACTCCATCTCACTCGGCTTCATCGCGCTGACCCTGGTGCTCTCACTTCAGGCCTCGTATGCCGCCCCGATGATTCTGCTCGCACAGAACCGTCAGGATGACCGTGACCGGGTGCAAATCGAACAGGACCGTCAGCGCGCGGAACGTAATCTCGCCGACACCGAGTATCTCGCCCGCGAAGTCGTGGCACTGCGCCTTGCGGTGAAGGATATGGCGTCGAAGGACTTCATTCGTGCCGAGCTGCGCAGTCTGCTCGAGCACCTCGACGAGCGCGACAGGGAGACCGAGACGGCGACGGATGCACCGGCCGAGGCCGATTCGGAGACGCGCCAGCCCGAGGCGCCGAGTGAGTGA
- a CDS encoding aminopeptidase P family protein: MADSTETGIESAPRSNANRSTTPSSDGFKNFISTGWAERTDALPVAREQASFAATRRDAISRLYPGARLIIPAGRMKQRSNDTDYAFRAHSAFAHLTGWGSESEPGAVLVLEPTATGHDATLYFRERAGRDSDEFYANAEIGEFWIGPRPSIAQVASDLGLAVRGIADLAAVFTAVDSSTLVLREADPALTLKVDEARLRFAAEKALSTNASDSPFSIEINGEHDPDDALARDLSELRLVKDSYEIEQMRLAVAATARGFEDVIRDLPRSSAHQRGERLVEGVFNTRARADGNTVGYDTIAASGSHACILHWTRNDGPVTPGDVILVDAGVELDSYYTADITRTLPVNGTFSAVQRRVYDAVCEAADAAFAVARPGVVFREVHAAAMAVIAKRTAEWGMLPVTAEEALEPANGHHRRYMVHGTSHHLGIDVHDCAQARRDMYMDGVIEVGMVFTIEPGLYFQPDDLTVPAEYRGIGVRIEDDVLITADGAENLSAAIPRTSSDVEAWIASLTK, from the coding sequence ATGGCTGATAGCACTGAAACCGGAATCGAATCCGCTCCCCGCTCGAACGCGAACCGTTCGACCACCCCAAGCTCTGATGGCTTTAAGAATTTCATCTCCACCGGCTGGGCCGAGCGTACCGATGCGCTTCCGGTCGCTCGCGAGCAGGCGTCGTTTGCCGCAACCCGTCGTGACGCGATCTCGCGTCTCTACCCCGGGGCACGCCTGATCATTCCGGCCGGCCGCATGAAGCAGCGTTCCAACGACACCGACTACGCTTTTCGCGCTCACTCGGCATTCGCCCACCTCACCGGCTGGGGCAGCGAGAGCGAGCCAGGCGCCGTGCTCGTGCTCGAACCCACAGCCACCGGCCACGACGCCACCCTCTACTTCCGTGAGCGCGCCGGCCGCGACTCCGACGAGTTCTACGCCAACGCCGAGATCGGCGAGTTCTGGATCGGCCCGCGCCCGTCGATCGCGCAGGTTGCCAGCGACCTCGGGCTCGCCGTGCGCGGCATCGCCGACCTCGCCGCGGTTTTCACTGCGGTCGACAGCTCCACCCTCGTGCTGCGCGAGGCGGACCCGGCGCTGACCCTCAAGGTTGACGAGGCCCGCCTGCGCTTTGCGGCCGAGAAGGCACTCAGCACGAACGCCTCGGACAGCCCGTTCAGCATCGAGATCAACGGCGAGCACGACCCCGACGACGCGCTCGCCCGCGATCTCTCAGAACTGCGTCTCGTCAAGGACTCCTACGAAATCGAGCAGATGCGCCTCGCCGTGGCCGCGACGGCGCGCGGCTTCGAGGACGTCATCCGTGACCTACCCCGTTCCAGCGCCCACCAGCGCGGCGAACGGCTCGTCGAGGGTGTCTTCAACACGCGCGCCCGAGCGGATGGCAACACCGTCGGCTACGACACGATCGCGGCATCCGGTTCCCACGCCTGCATCCTGCATTGGACCCGCAACGACGGCCCCGTCACCCCGGGCGATGTCATCCTGGTCGATGCCGGCGTTGAACTCGACAGCTACTACACCGCCGACATCACGCGCACGCTGCCCGTCAACGGCACGTTCAGCGCCGTGCAGCGCCGCGTGTACGACGCCGTCTGCGAAGCCGCGGATGCCGCATTCGCCGTCGCCCGCCCCGGCGTGGTGTTCCGCGAAGTTCACGCCGCAGCCATGGCAGTCATCGCCAAGCGCACCGCCGAGTGGGGCATGCTGCCCGTGACCGCTGAAGAGGCGCTCGAGCCGGCCAACGGCCACCACCGTCGCTACATGGTGCACGGAACCAGCCACCACCTCGGCATCGACGTGCACGACTGCGCCCAGGCCCGCCGCGACATGTACATGGACGGCGTGATCGAGGTCGGCATGGTCTTCACCATCGAGCCCGGATTGTACTTTCAGCCCGACGACCTCACGGTTCCGGCCGAGTACCGCGGCATCGGCGTGCGCATCGAAGACGACGTTCTCATCACCGCGGATGGTGCCGAGAACCTGTCGGCAGCCATTCCCCGCACTTCGAGTGACGTGGAAGCCTGGATCGCGTCGCTCACCAAATAG